Proteins from a genomic interval of Paenibacillus sp. FSL R5-0623:
- a CDS encoding S8 family serine peptidase — translation MSKRLISTLLSVLMVFSIILPAAGAAPTDSVIQLENLPSTAEAKQWREILAGREAKLAADPFLDKSLEGLGGENTRVIVELSNKPVAVAQGESTLSGKSFTSSMETKAVTQVEQQQQSFVHSLTQKKIKHEVLEEYAYALNGVAIELKGNQVGQLLQIPGVVSVYPDLEVTIAPETDEVNPYMKDTAPFIGAPEVWDLGYKGNGIKVGVIDTGIDYEHPNLQEAYKGGWDFVGNDNDPYETTYQEWKGSGEPELNELGSPYYTSHGTHVAGTVAAREAGDYGIVGVAPEADIYAYRVLGPYGSGQTSWVLGGIDRSVQDGMDVINLSLGNAANDPSYITSVALNNAMLSGVTAVVASGNSGPNRYTLGSPGASAMAITVGNSTGPSQVITADTHFWIGEEGEETQPEQQPVPEVEQSPELGTAPGTEEPEDSEEGLPATADEESAAVVKDTVSNEAEVPNVEEVTTEENTENTPSVSPSAPVEASPEAAPVEEESVVAPTEAPLAITESVYRLDLMGWSLSADPETVLTGKYELEYAALGKPTDFEGKDFTGKVALIQRGEIAFVEKIANAKAAGALAVIVYNNIPGPIGVSLGDNFELIPTLSMSKEDGDVIKAELDAGQAVEVSFSDFERSQTPGDEMNSSSSRGPAKVTLDIKPDIVAPGTSILSTIPAYGKDEPDADYAQAYDRKSGTSMATPHVAGMIALLIEKHPEWTPFDIKVALMNNSKVLDTAKFDVFDQGAGRIQAVNTIDPAAFVKVLDVTQYTESGSVVEKENITGSINYGNFLSTDEKTITKTIKVEALNGSGGDYTVNVNPTRNVAGVSVAVDKSSFTLNGEEELAVTITVPRGITATTEAQGYIEFSNGTNTFTVPYVAHFNVTLSGVKYIETVKGTEKNPFHYPLKADGTLDTLNVAMEFYNPMTFALIEIYDGLNPEGGYYQDGYIGSIFGNYFNFSANARYNLAWDGSYADYTTDEVTEIPDGLYTVDITTIGTDGKTYKEDTSPFLVKKTAPAVTAPEALEFKEDEPVVLNGSVEDLYFSVAPALASGWDITFDPAASLEATYVVKKEDGSVYKEGVFEVQADGTFSLPLEGIEAGEYAIELTVKDQQGLVGTANTALKLEAVETEPETPATKAPGTPVLSHNNWVGNGLPEGSYIVTMNLWWGENGTSYKLYEDGVLIDTQKLTYNAPWAQFAQTKITGKANGTYTYVAELTNDKGTTRSQTLTVRVTNATPGKAVLSQDNWDGDGKYKVTMNLWWGTNATEYRLYENDKLIDTQELRSATPNAQSAVTTLSGKASGTYTYRAELINAAGVTSTDTIKVKVK, via the coding sequence TTGAGTAAACGATTGATATCCACGTTATTAAGTGTTCTGATGGTCTTTTCCATTATTCTCCCCGCGGCTGGAGCCGCTCCCACAGATTCAGTTATTCAGCTTGAGAACTTACCAAGTACGGCCGAAGCCAAACAATGGAGAGAGATTCTTGCAGGACGGGAAGCAAAACTTGCCGCAGATCCATTTTTGGATAAAAGCTTGGAAGGTCTGGGTGGAGAGAACACCCGAGTGATCGTTGAGCTTTCCAATAAACCTGTTGCAGTAGCGCAAGGTGAATCAACCCTCTCCGGAAAATCTTTTACCTCCTCTATGGAAACAAAGGCTGTGACTCAAGTTGAGCAACAACAACAGTCATTTGTACATAGCCTCACTCAGAAGAAAATCAAACATGAAGTATTGGAAGAATATGCATATGCCCTGAATGGTGTAGCGATTGAACTTAAAGGAAACCAGGTGGGACAATTGCTTCAAATACCTGGCGTGGTCAGCGTATATCCTGACCTTGAAGTTACAATAGCGCCAGAGACAGATGAAGTGAACCCGTACATGAAAGACACAGCGCCTTTTATTGGTGCACCTGAAGTATGGGATCTGGGTTACAAAGGAAATGGCATTAAAGTCGGCGTCATTGATACAGGCATTGACTATGAACATCCTAATTTGCAAGAAGCCTACAAAGGTGGATGGGATTTTGTTGGGAACGACAATGACCCGTATGAAACAACATATCAAGAATGGAAAGGATCGGGCGAGCCTGAGCTTAACGAGCTTGGAAGCCCCTATTACACATCTCACGGTACGCACGTAGCGGGTACCGTTGCTGCTCGCGAGGCGGGGGACTACGGCATTGTTGGTGTGGCTCCTGAAGCAGATATCTATGCTTACCGTGTACTTGGACCGTATGGTAGTGGTCAAACCTCATGGGTACTCGGCGGAATTGATCGTTCTGTTCAAGATGGCATGGACGTAATCAATCTCTCGTTGGGTAACGCCGCCAACGACCCGAGTTATATTACTTCAGTTGCCCTGAACAATGCGATGTTGTCTGGTGTGACAGCGGTTGTAGCAAGTGGTAACAGCGGACCTAACCGTTATACACTCGGTTCTCCGGGTGCGTCTGCAATGGCCATTACGGTAGGTAACTCTACAGGACCTAGCCAGGTGATTACAGCTGATACTCACTTCTGGATTGGTGAGGAAGGCGAAGAGACACAACCTGAACAACAACCGGTTCCAGAGGTTGAACAATCTCCTGAACTGGGTACGGCACCTGGAACAGAAGAGCCAGAAGATTCGGAGGAAGGTTTACCCGCAACTGCTGATGAGGAAAGTGCAGCAGTTGTGAAGGACACAGTTTCTAACGAAGCTGAAGTTCCGAATGTAGAAGAAGTTACAACAGAAGAAAATACTGAAAACACTCCATCTGTATCACCTTCTGCACCGGTTGAAGCTTCTCCTGAAGCTGCTCCTGTGGAAGAAGAGTCTGTAGTTGCTCCGACTGAAGCTCCGCTGGCTATTACAGAGTCGGTTTACCGTCTGGATCTGATGGGATGGAGCCTTTCCGCAGACCCTGAAACTGTTTTGACAGGAAAATATGAGCTTGAATATGCAGCACTGGGTAAGCCAACTGATTTTGAAGGCAAGGATTTTACAGGGAAAGTGGCATTAATACAGCGTGGTGAAATCGCATTTGTAGAGAAAATCGCCAATGCTAAAGCCGCTGGAGCCTTGGCTGTTATTGTATATAACAACATTCCCGGCCCAATCGGTGTAAGTCTGGGCGATAACTTTGAACTCATTCCAACACTGAGCATGTCCAAGGAAGATGGAGATGTGATCAAGGCTGAGCTGGACGCAGGCCAAGCCGTTGAAGTGAGCTTTAGTGATTTTGAACGTTCCCAAACTCCGGGTGATGAAATGAATTCATCCAGTTCACGTGGACCTGCTAAGGTCACACTGGACATCAAACCGGATATTGTTGCACCAGGTACAAGCATTTTGTCTACGATTCCTGCCTACGGCAAGGATGAGCCAGACGCAGATTACGCACAAGCTTATGATCGTAAATCAGGTACAAGTATGGCTACACCTCATGTAGCAGGTATGATTGCGCTGCTGATCGAGAAGCATCCGGAATGGACACCATTTGATATCAAAGTTGCACTGATGAACAATAGTAAGGTGCTGGATACAGCCAAGTTTGATGTATTTGATCAAGGTGCTGGCCGTATTCAGGCTGTAAATACCATTGATCCTGCGGCTTTTGTCAAAGTGCTTGATGTAACACAATACACAGAAAGTGGCTCTGTTGTTGAGAAGGAAAATATCACCGGAAGTATCAACTACGGTAATTTCCTGAGCACAGATGAAAAGACGATTACCAAAACGATTAAAGTTGAAGCGCTGAATGGTAGTGGAGGGGATTACACCGTAAATGTGAATCCAACTCGTAATGTGGCAGGTGTATCCGTTGCCGTAGACAAGAGTTCCTTCACACTGAATGGTGAGGAAGAACTTGCAGTGACAATCACCGTTCCAAGAGGGATTACTGCGACTACAGAAGCACAAGGGTACATTGAGTTCTCGAATGGAACCAATACTTTTACTGTGCCATATGTTGCTCATTTCAACGTTACGTTGAGTGGGGTTAAATATATTGAAACCGTAAAAGGCACTGAGAAAAATCCATTCCACTACCCATTGAAGGCTGATGGTACGTTGGATACCCTTAATGTAGCGATGGAATTCTATAATCCGATGACATTTGCCCTGATTGAGATCTATGATGGTCTTAATCCGGAAGGTGGATATTATCAAGATGGTTATATTGGCTCCATCTTTGGTAACTATTTTAACTTCAGTGCCAATGCAAGATACAACCTTGCTTGGGACGGCTCATATGCAGATTACACAACCGATGAAGTGACAGAGATTCCGGATGGTTTATATACGGTAGACATCACTACTATTGGTACGGACGGTAAAACTTATAAGGAAGACACTTCACCATTTTTGGTGAAAAAGACAGCTCCGGCTGTAACTGCACCAGAAGCGTTGGAGTTCAAAGAGGATGAGCCTGTTGTTCTTAATGGTAGCGTGGAAGACTTGTACTTCAGTGTAGCTCCTGCGCTTGCCAGCGGATGGGACATCACGTTTGATCCGGCAGCTTCCCTGGAAGCAACGTATGTTGTGAAAAAAGAGGATGGTTCGGTTTATAAAGAAGGAGTCTTTGAAGTACAAGCTGATGGTACCTTCAGCCTTCCTTTGGAGGGAATTGAAGCGGGCGAGTATGCCATTGAACTTACAGTAAAAGACCAACAGGGGCTTGTGGGCACAGCCAATACGGCACTGAAATTGGAAGCCGTGGAGACCGAACCTGAAACTCCGGCAACCAAGGCCCCAGGTACGCCTGTGTTGTCTCACAATAACTGGGTAGGCAACGGCCTGCCAGAGGGCTCGTATATCGTTACCATGAACCTGTGGTGGGGTGAGAACGGAACTAGCTACAAGTTATATGAGGACGGGGTTTTGATTGATACGCAGAAGCTGACTTACAACGCGCCTTGGGCGCAGTTTGCTCAGACGAAGATCACGGGCAAAGCCAATGGCACGTATACGTACGTGGCTGAGCTGACCAACGACAAGGGAACAACGCGGAGTCAGACGTTGACTGTTCGGGTTACCAACGCTACGCCAGGCAAAGCAGTTCTCTCTCAGGATAACTGGGATGGCGATGGAAAATATAAGGTGACCATGAACCTGTGGTGGGGGACCAACGCTACAGAGTATCGTCTCTATGAAAATGATAAGTTGATCGATACGCAAGAACTCCGTTCGGCTACACCTAATGCGCAAAGTGCTGTGACTACACTGTCCGGGAAAGCATCGGGCACGTATACGTATCGGGCAGAGTTAATTAACGCAGCTGGTGTGACCAGCACAGACACGATTAAGGTAAAAGTGAAGTAA
- a CDS encoding methyl-accepting chemotaxis protein, with product MDSISEISAQTNLLSLNAAIEAARAGEQGRGFQVVATEVRKLSEQSALSANQIVPFVESIEKGMRNAAESMGVVSAEVQQGIALVHQAGAAGTEEVSASSEEQLSAMQEIASAANDLSLMAEQLQQTVSRFKVQ from the coding sequence GTGGACAGCATATCGGAAATATCAGCACAGACGAATCTCCTATCCCTTAATGCCGCTATTGAGGCTGCACGAGCTGGCGAACAGGGAAGAGGGTTTCAGGTTGTTGCTACAGAGGTTCGGAAGCTGTCTGAGCAGTCTGCGCTTTCTGCTAATCAAATTGTTCCATTTGTGGAATCGATTGAGAAGGGAATGCGAAATGCTGCTGAATCTATGGGAGTTGTATCCGCAGAGGTTCAACAGGGGATTGCACTTGTTCACCAAGCGGGAGCTGCTGGAACAGAAGAAGTGAGTGCATCCTCAGAGGAGCAGTTGTCTGCGATGCAGGAGATTGCTTCCGCAGCCAATGATCTCTCCTTGATGGCAGAGCAGTTGCAACAGACCGTCAGTCGTTTCAAAGTGCAATAA
- a CDS encoding methyltransferase domain-containing protein: protein MKSLNQWQAEEYDNKLTFVSGYGKNLISWLQPQKGEYILDLGCGTGDLTYEISLAEAEVIGMDASTDMIRRAREKFPELEFVEGDGHQFETNRLYDAVFSNAALHWMRSPRLVVDSIWKSLKPGGRFVAEFGGKGNVQTIVNALEQVMERNKGIRASERNPWYFPSIGEYSHILEQRGFVVRHAYHYDRPTRLEDGEQGIVGWLTHFGGDYFEGLSHEEIQQICHETSQIVMPHLWEDDALYADYKRLRIEAVKPE from the coding sequence ATGAAATCATTAAATCAGTGGCAGGCAGAAGAATATGACAACAAACTGACTTTTGTGTCCGGATACGGCAAAAACCTGATCTCCTGGCTTCAACCCCAAAAAGGGGAATACATTCTTGATCTGGGGTGCGGGACGGGGGATTTGACGTATGAAATTTCTTTGGCCGAAGCTGAAGTTATTGGCATGGATGCATCGACAGACATGATTCGCCGGGCGAGGGAGAAATTCCCTGAACTTGAGTTTGTGGAAGGAGACGGTCATCAGTTTGAGACGAATAGACTGTATGATGCCGTTTTCTCCAATGCAGCCCTGCACTGGATGCGAAGCCCACGACTAGTGGTGGATAGTATATGGAAATCTTTGAAGCCCGGAGGGCGTTTTGTAGCAGAATTCGGTGGTAAAGGGAACGTTCAGACCATTGTGAATGCATTAGAGCAGGTTATGGAGCGAAACAAGGGCATTCGTGCATCGGAACGCAATCCTTGGTATTTTCCTTCGATCGGAGAATATAGCCATATTTTAGAGCAACGTGGATTTGTGGTGCGTCATGCCTATCACTATGACCGTCCTACCAGATTGGAAGATGGTGAGCAAGGTATAGTAGGCTGGTTGACTCATTTTGGAGGGGACTATTTTGAGGGTCTCAGTCATGAAGAGATACAGCAAATATGCCATGAAACCAGTCAGATCGTGATGCCTCACCTTTGGGAAGATGATGCTCTGTATGCCGATTACAAGCGTCTGCGTATTGAAGCCGTGAAGCCAGAATAA
- a CDS encoding DUF4870 domain-containing protein, producing MRQLLSALSYFSIFFAPFLFPIIIWIVAKDDYIEGHAKRALFSHVFPFLAAIPLFYFFVTAHSLGSAVGFVILFFVIYGLSFVYNVVKGIQVLREYA from the coding sequence ATGAGACAACTTTTATCAGCCCTATCCTACTTTAGTATTTTCTTTGCTCCGTTCCTGTTTCCGATCATTATATGGATTGTTGCCAAGGATGATTACATTGAGGGACATGCAAAACGTGCCTTATTCTCACATGTATTCCCCTTTCTCGCTGCCATTCCGTTATTTTATTTCTTCGTAACTGCGCATAGTCTGGGTTCCGCCGTTGGGTTTGTCATTCTATTCTTTGTGATTTACGGATTAAGCTTTGTGTACAACGTGGTCAAAGGGATTCAAGTGCTGCGCGAGTATGCTTGA
- the clpP gene encoding ATP-dependent Clp endopeptidase proteolytic subunit ClpP, whose protein sequence is MSLVPMVIEQTNRGERSYDIYSRLLKDRIIFLTSAIDDDVANLVIAQLLFLAADDPEKDISLYINSPGGSVTAGMGIYDTMQFIKPDVSTICVGMAASMGSLLLTAGAPGKRYALTNSEVMIHQPLGGIQGQAADIKIHAEWIIKTRQKLNQIYVDRTGQSLEKIERDTDRDFFMSAEEAKTYGIIDQVLSRPINS, encoded by the coding sequence ATGAGTCTGGTGCCAATGGTTATAGAACAAACCAATCGAGGCGAGCGGTCTTACGATATATATTCACGTTTGCTGAAAGATCGCATTATCTTTCTAACCAGTGCGATTGATGACGATGTAGCCAATCTTGTCATAGCACAGCTTTTGTTTTTGGCAGCCGACGATCCTGAGAAGGATATCAGCTTGTACATTAACTCACCTGGTGGTTCTGTCACCGCAGGGATGGGTATATACGATACGATGCAATTTATCAAGCCGGATGTATCTACCATTTGCGTTGGGATGGCAGCAAGCATGGGCTCGTTATTGCTGACAGCCGGTGCACCTGGCAAGAGATATGCGCTGACAAATAGCGAAGTAATGATTCATCAGCCGCTTGGCGGCATTCAAGGACAGGCTGCGGATATTAAGATACACGCAGAATGGATTATTAAAACACGTCAGAAACTGAATCAAATATACGTCGATCGTACGGGTCAGTCTCTTGAGAAAATTGAGCGGGATACAGACCGTGACTTCTTCATGAGCGCTGAAGAGGCTAAGACGTACGGCATTATTGACCAGGTGCTCAGTAGACCGATCAATTCCTAA
- the asnB gene encoding asparagine synthase (glutamine-hydrolyzing), which translates to MCGITGFIQWNRDLTQESELLVRMTDSLSNRGPDASGTWISNPCAFGHRRLSVMDPENGAQPMHALQGDTSYTVVYNGELYNAPELKKELLQRGHQFRTQCDTEVLLASYIEWGPACVDRFNGIFAFAIWDGGREQVFIARDRLGVKPLFYSNNKDTLVFGSEPKALLIHPDVEAAVGPEGLAEVFIVGPARTPGHGVYSSLSELKPAHALIYNRNGIRTYAYWKLESQNHEHNLEETAAEVRSLLQDTLERQLASDVPVCSLLSGGLDSSALSALAVDYYNRTGQGQISTYSVDYVDNAKHFQAHSFQPGADGPWIKRMVDELKTDHHWIEIENGELVHALTQAMLVRDLPGMADVDSSLYLFCKEIKKGATVAISGEAADEVFGGYPWFHREDMLNSGTFPWSVAPDMRAALLSPDIREWIRPLDYLSDRYSDAVAEVPLLDGETGKAAQMRVMSYLNITRFMPTLLDRKDRMSMGAGLEVRVPYCDHRLIQYVFNIPWEMKITGGREKGILRKALEGVLPDDVLYRKKSPYPKTHNPQYLAAVKQQVLDILDDPTSPILPLIDKDQIRNLASSPDAASNLPWFGQLMSGPQLFAYLTQINTWLRTYKVAIR; encoded by the coding sequence ATGTGCGGTATTACCGGCTTCATACAGTGGAATCGGGATTTGACCCAGGAATCAGAGCTGCTGGTCCGTATGACGGATAGCTTGTCGAACCGGGGGCCCGACGCTTCAGGTACATGGATCTCCAATCCTTGTGCCTTTGGACATCGGCGTCTTAGTGTAATGGACCCCGAGAACGGCGCACAGCCCATGCATGCGTTACAGGGAGATACCTCCTATACCGTCGTGTATAACGGAGAACTATACAATGCACCCGAGTTGAAAAAGGAATTACTCCAGCGGGGGCATCAGTTCCGCACGCAATGTGATACGGAAGTGTTGCTCGCCTCTTATATTGAGTGGGGACCGGCGTGTGTTGACCGGTTTAACGGTATTTTTGCTTTTGCCATATGGGACGGGGGACGCGAACAGGTTTTTATCGCACGAGATCGCCTTGGCGTGAAACCTCTGTTCTACAGTAATAACAAAGACACTCTCGTATTTGGTTCAGAGCCCAAAGCTCTGCTTATTCACCCTGATGTGGAAGCCGCTGTTGGCCCGGAAGGATTGGCCGAAGTGTTTATCGTAGGGCCTGCACGTACACCAGGACACGGCGTATACTCTTCACTGAGCGAACTCAAGCCCGCGCACGCGCTGATCTATAACCGAAACGGTATCCGAACCTATGCCTACTGGAAACTGGAAAGCCAGAACCACGAACATAACCTGGAAGAGACGGCAGCCGAGGTACGCTCTCTCTTGCAAGATACACTGGAGCGCCAGTTGGCTTCGGATGTTCCAGTATGCTCTCTTTTATCAGGAGGACTGGACTCCAGTGCCTTGTCTGCATTAGCCGTGGATTATTACAACCGGACCGGGCAAGGCCAAATCAGTACGTATTCTGTCGATTATGTGGATAACGCCAAACATTTTCAGGCGCATTCCTTTCAGCCGGGTGCAGATGGTCCCTGGATTAAGCGAATGGTGGATGAACTCAAGACCGACCATCACTGGATTGAGATTGAGAACGGAGAACTGGTTCATGCTCTGACACAGGCCATGTTAGTAAGGGACCTGCCAGGTATGGCGGATGTAGACTCTTCGCTCTATTTGTTCTGTAAAGAAATCAAAAAAGGGGCTACGGTTGCCATCTCAGGCGAAGCAGCGGATGAAGTGTTTGGCGGTTACCCCTGGTTCCATCGAGAAGATATGCTGAACTCCGGTACGTTTCCGTGGTCTGTAGCGCCTGATATGCGAGCAGCGTTGTTATCCCCGGATATTCGGGAATGGATTCGGCCACTCGATTATTTGTCAGACCGCTATTCGGATGCAGTGGCTGAAGTGCCTCTGTTGGATGGGGAAACAGGTAAAGCTGCACAAATGCGGGTGATGTCCTACCTGAACATTACACGTTTCATGCCTACACTTCTGGATCGCAAAGACCGGATGAGTATGGGGGCAGGATTGGAAGTACGGGTACCTTACTGTGACCATCGTCTGATCCAGTATGTGTTTAACATCCCTTGGGAAATGAAAATAACGGGCGGACGGGAAAAAGGTATTCTGCGTAAAGCACTCGAAGGTGTCCTGCCTGACGATGTGTTATATCGCAAAAAGAGTCCGTATCCGAAAACACATAATCCACAATATCTGGCCGCGGTCAAACAACAGGTACTTGATATCCTGGATGATCCCACATCACCTATTTTGCCTTTGATCGACAAAGATCAGATCCGGAACCTTGCGTCTTCACCAGATGCAGCTTCCAATCTTCCCTGGTTCGGACAGTTAATGTCGGGTCCCCAGTTATTTGCTTATCTGACTCAGATCAATACATGGTTGCGGACATATAAAGTTGCTATTCGTTAA
- a CDS encoding MFS transporter has translation MSSSIQQHSSIHTEEEHSSTSKRFGLLLAGIIVIAATMRSPITATGPVVEMIRSDTGIGHTMVGLLTSLPLLAFAAVSPFAPRLAKRLGLESALLLAVMIVTIGVALRLLPSVLSLYAGTAILGCGIALSNVLLPSLIKRDFPLRVGIVTGLYSVSMNIFGAIASGVSVPVAGATSMGWRASLGMWALLSVLALLLWLPQIAAGRQRMLFIATQSEGTPVRLRTSSLAWFITLFMGLQSLIFYTTITWLPEILAEQGFSPTSAGWMLSLMQMVSVPATFIVPILAGRTRDQRVLTAITCSSLIVGYALLLSGIASLVTIGVTLAGIGAGASFGMVTMFFVLRTKDARQAASLSGMAQSFGYMLAAVGPLLFGMLHDWTKGWTLPLLIQVILAIALLIAGIQASKNRMIG, from the coding sequence ATGTCATCTTCAATACAGCAACACTCATCTATCCATACCGAGGAAGAACATTCTTCAACATCCAAAAGATTTGGCCTGTTATTAGCAGGCATTATCGTCATCGCCGCTACCATGAGGTCACCGATTACAGCAACCGGACCTGTAGTGGAGATGATCCGCTCAGATACAGGTATCGGCCATACAATGGTCGGGCTTCTGACCTCACTTCCTTTGCTCGCCTTTGCAGCAGTCTCCCCCTTTGCACCACGTCTTGCCAAACGGTTAGGACTCGAATCTGCTCTGCTATTGGCTGTTATGATTGTAACCATTGGGGTGGCCTTACGCTTGTTGCCTTCCGTTCTCTCCTTATATGCTGGAACCGCAATTTTGGGGTGCGGCATTGCATTAAGCAACGTGCTTTTGCCAAGTTTAATCAAACGCGATTTCCCATTGCGAGTAGGTATCGTCACCGGATTATACTCTGTATCCATGAACATATTTGGCGCCATCGCCTCAGGTGTGAGTGTACCCGTAGCAGGAGCCACATCTATGGGTTGGCGTGCTTCGTTAGGCATGTGGGCCTTGTTGTCCGTATTGGCGCTTCTCTTGTGGCTCCCCCAGATCGCCGCAGGACGTCAGCGAATGTTATTCATAGCCACACAGAGTGAAGGGACGCCTGTACGTCTACGGACCTCTTCCCTTGCCTGGTTCATTACTTTATTTATGGGTCTGCAATCTCTAATATTCTATACAACGATTACCTGGCTTCCCGAGATTCTCGCTGAGCAAGGATTCAGTCCCACCTCAGCAGGGTGGATGCTCTCCCTAATGCAGATGGTTAGTGTACCGGCTACCTTTATCGTTCCAATCCTCGCCGGCCGAACGCGAGATCAGCGTGTTCTAACCGCGATTACGTGCTCTTCTTTGATTGTCGGGTATGCTTTATTGTTAAGTGGCATCGCTTCGCTCGTTACCATTGGTGTCACGTTGGCAGGAATAGGTGCTGGAGCTTCATTTGGAATGGTAACCATGTTCTTCGTCCTTCGCACAAAAGATGCCAGACAAGCTGCCAGCCTGTCCGGTATGGCCCAGTCCTTCGGATATATGCTTGCGGCAGTGGGACCTCTACTGTTCGGTATGCTTCATGACTGGACAAAAGGATGGACCCTGCCGTTGCTAATACAGGTCATTCTCGCCATCGCTTTGCTAATCGCAGGGATTCAGGCCAGCAAAAATAGAATGATCGGTTAG
- the tig gene encoding trigger factor, protein MKATWEKIEKNLGVLEVEVDADRVTAALDKAFNKVVKQANVPGFRKGKVPRSIFEARFGVESLYQEAIDILLPEAYTEAIDQTDIFPVDRPDVDVEQFAKGQTFKFKAKVTVKPEVTLGEYKGIEVAVAKGEVTEAEVTEELERLQQRHAELVVIDEGSAANGDVAVIDFDGSVDGVPFEGGQAERYSLELGSNTFIPGFEEQVVGLSTGDFKDVEVTFPESYHAAELAGKQAVFKVKIHEIKRKQLPALDDEFAKDVSEFDTLEEYKADLKTQLESRKADEAKAAQENAVVEKVAENAEVDIPAAMVESEVQNMMRDFDNRLRNQGMNLEMFLSFSGQTQADLRGQMQEDASKRVRNNLVLEAVGKAENIEVSDEEVNQELEKMAESYKRPADEIRGILEGNGSLDSLRDEVKLRKTIDVLVENSTVVEPVEAPAEEVVAEADGK, encoded by the coding sequence ATGAAAGCAACTTGGGAAAAGATAGAGAAGAACCTTGGGGTTCTTGAGGTTGAAGTGGATGCAGATCGTGTAACTGCAGCACTCGACAAAGCTTTTAATAAAGTGGTTAAACAAGCAAACGTACCTGGATTCCGTAAAGGTAAAGTACCACGTTCCATCTTCGAAGCACGTTTTGGTGTAGAGAGCCTTTATCAAGAAGCAATTGACATTTTGCTTCCTGAAGCTTATACAGAAGCAATCGACCAAACGGATATCTTCCCGGTTGATCGTCCTGACGTAGATGTTGAACAATTCGCTAAAGGACAAACTTTCAAGTTCAAAGCAAAAGTAACTGTGAAACCTGAAGTTACTCTTGGTGAGTACAAAGGAATCGAAGTTGCTGTAGCAAAAGGTGAAGTAACTGAAGCAGAAGTGACTGAAGAACTTGAGCGTCTTCAACAACGTCACGCTGAACTCGTTGTAATCGATGAAGGTTCCGCTGCTAACGGCGACGTTGCAGTAATCGACTTCGACGGTTCCGTTGATGGTGTACCTTTCGAAGGTGGACAAGCTGAGCGTTATTCCCTGGAACTGGGTTCCAACACATTCATTCCTGGATTTGAAGAACAAGTTGTGGGTCTGTCCACAGGTGACTTCAAAGACGTAGAAGTGACTTTCCCAGAGAGCTACCATGCAGCAGAACTTGCTGGCAAACAAGCGGTATTCAAAGTGAAAATTCACGAAATCAAACGCAAACAGCTTCCTGCATTGGATGATGAGTTTGCTAAAGATGTTAGCGAATTCGACACTCTTGAAGAGTACAAAGCTGACCTGAAAACACAATTGGAATCCCGTAAAGCTGACGAAGCCAAAGCTGCACAAGAAAATGCAGTTGTAGAAAAAGTGGCTGAGAACGCTGAAGTGGACATTCCTGCTGCAATGGTTGAGAGCGAAGTACAAAACATGATGCGTGATTTCGATAACCGTTTGCGTAACCAAGGTATGAACCTTGAAATGTTCCTGAGCTTCTCTGGCCAGACTCAAGCTGACCTGAGAGGACAAATGCAAGAAGATGCTTCTAAACGTGTTCGCAACAACCTGGTGCTTGAAGCTGTAGGTAAAGCGGAAAACATTGAAGTATCTGACGAAGAAGTGAATCAAGAACTCGAGAAAATGGCTGAATCTTACAAGCGTCCTGCTGATGAGATCCGTGGCATCCTCGAAGGTAATGGTTCCCTGGACAGCCTTCGCGATGAAGTTAAACTGCGTAAAACGATTGACGTTCTTGTTGAGAACAGCACAGTTGTTGAACCGGTTGAAGCTCCAGCTGAAGAAGTTGTTGCAGAAGCTGACGGAAAATAA